One Streptomyces zhihengii genomic window, AATTCCATCTCTTCGACACCGCCTGGCAGCCGATCTCCACTAAGACGTGGTGCTACTCCATCGACCGCGCCGACGAACTCGAACCAGTACTCGGAGCCATCCGCGAAGCCATGCTGAGGACCGGCATCGACTGCGAGGCGAGCAACGTGGAGTACGGTCCGTCACAGGTCGAGATCAACCTCCGCTACGCCACGGGGATGACCGCCATCGACGAGACCATCCTGTTTCGTCTCCTCACCCGCGTCATCGCGCGCAGGCACGGCTACAACGCAACCTTCATGGTCAAGCCGATCAACAGCGGTGCCGGCTCGGGCATGCACATCCATCAGAGCCTGGTCGACGCGGACGGGCGCAACATCTTCGCCGAGCACGACGACCCGGGGCACGCACTGCGGTCCACAGCCATGAAGGGCTACGTCGCCGGACTGCTGCGCCGCCAACTGGAACTCCAAGCGCTGGCCATGCCCACAGTCACCGCCTACCGACGGGCGGAGGACTACTCGTTCTCCCCGACCCAGGTCTGCTGGGGACTCGACAACAGACTCGTCGGAGTGCGCTGTCTGACCCCCAACGCCTCCGGAACCCGCGTCGAGGTCCGGTGGGCCGCCGCGGACGCCAACCCCTACCTCCTCGCGCACGGCTATCTCCAGGCCGGACTCGAAGGAATGCGCGATGATGCCGTCCTGCAGCCGGTGTCGACCGGCGACCCCCACGCAGACACCACTCTCGCCCGGGTCGCGCCAAGCCTCGACAAGGCTGTCGAGGCGTTCCACGGCAGTGCGTTCGCCCGTCGCATCTACGGCGACATGTTCGTGGACACGTTCACGGTCATGCAGCGCAACGAACTCGCCGCTTTCGGCGCACACGTCACCGACTGGGAGTTCAAGCGCTATGCCGATGTCTTCTGAGAGCGGCGAGCCGGTAGGACCAGCCGACCAGCGCAGGAGCGCAGTCCTGGTCACGCACGAGGCCTACGGCGCCGACGACACCGGCGCGATCCGACGGTACCTTGTGGACCGCGGCTTCAGCGTTGCCCATCACTCCGTCTTCCCGCACGGAGAGATCCGCGACCCGGACCTGGCACTGCCCGACACGGCGGCAGCCGACCTGGTCGTCGTCTTCGGCTCCTTCGCGCACGCGTGGCAGCAGGAACACCAAGACTGGGTCGAGGCGGAGATCAGCTGGGTCCGACGCGTGGTGGAGTCGGACATTGCCTATGTCGGCGTCTGCTTCGGCGGCCAACTCCTGACCCGCGCCTGGGGCGGTCGCGTGGAGCCCGGCAACGGCCACGAGATCGGGATGCTGACCTTCCAGACAACTCCGGACTGCCCGATCCCAGGCGGCCCCTGGTTCTCCTGGCACAGCGACCGCGTGGTACTTCCGCCCGACGTCACCGTGTGGTCCCGCAGCGACTTCGGGCCCCAGATCTTCACCCGCGGCCGCTCGATCGGTGTCCAGTTCCATCCGGAGATCACCCACGCGTTGGTCGACTCGTGGATCCGGGCCGAGCAGGCCACGGTGGACAAGGCCTACGGGTCGGAACGACTGCGCGCGGAGGTGGACGCCGACATCGGGGCCTCGCAGACAAACCTCGGCACGTTCCTGAACTGGGTGATCGAAGCGTGGGTATGAGGACGAGACCCCTTATCGCCATACCGGGACGGTTCAGCCGGTCGGCCTCCGCCCTGCGATTCCGGGCCGTGGTCAACGCGCAGGCCCTGCTGGAGGCGGTATGGACAGCGGGCGGCGACCCCGTCACCCTGCTTCCCACCGACGCGACCACGCCCGCGGAGATCACGGCGAGGCTCGACGGCTATCACGGAGTGCTCCTTCCTGGCGGCGCTGACATCAACCCGGCCCTCTACGGGGCCGCCCCCGCTCCCGGTACCGACCCGCCCGACGACCTACAGGACGACTTCGACCTGGCCGTACTCCGCCACGCGCTGGACCACGCGATGCCACTGCTCACCGTCTGCAGAGGGACGCAGCTCCTCAACGCCTTCCTCGGCGGCACCTTGGAACAGGACATGGCCGCAGGGCACATCCACACGGTACAGACGGTCACTCCGGTCGAGCCGACCCTCTTCGGACCCGACCCCATCCCCGTCAGCTGCTACCACCATCAGCGCATCGACATCCTGGCAGAGGTGTTGGAACCGTTCGCCCGCGCGGACGACGGGACCGTCGAGGCAGTGCGGTACCGCACCGCCCCGGGCTGGGTCTTCGGCGTGCAGTGGCATCCCGAGGACACGGCCGCCGAGGACCCCCACCAGCAGCTCCTCCTCGCCACCTTTGTGGAAGCAGCACGGACATCGCTTCCGAGTAACCCCGTTGAAGGAGCGCCATGCACCCCGACGACATCGACCTGACCGACCTCGACCTCTACCAGGACGGAATCCCCCACGAGGCGTTCCGCACCCTGCGCGACCAGGCCCCTCTGTTCTGGAACGACGAGACCGACGGCAACAAAGGCTTCTGGTCCGTCACCCGGTACGAAGACGTCGCGGCGGTCGACAGAGACGCTGAGACGTACTCCTCAGAACAACAGGTCACACTCGAGGAGCTCGACGAGGAGCAGCTCCTCGTCCGCAGGTCCCTGATCGACACCGACGGAGCCCGGCACTGGGCGCTGCGCAAGGTGCTGGCTCGAGAGTTCAGTCCTCGTTCGGTGGCTCTGTACAGCGACTTCCTCACAAAGCTGACCGAAGCGACCCTCGACCGCGCTCTCGCGCTCGGCGAATTCGACTTCGTCGAGCAGATCAGTGCCGACATTCCGATCCGCCTGCTGGCGCGCATGCTCGACGTGCCGATCGAGGACACTGACAAGCTGATCGACTGGGGCAACCAGATGATCGCGAATTCCGATCCCGACTACACGGACGTCCTCGCCGGCAGTCCCGAGTCGGAGCAGTACCGCAACCTCCCCTTCCGCTCCCCGGCTGCTCTTGAGGTCTTCGAGTACGGTTTCAGACTCGCCGCGCACCGCAGGGGTGGCGCGGGGACCGACCTGGTGTCCAAGCTGGTCAACACCATCCCCGAGGACGGTGTCCCGCTCACCGATCTGGACTACCAGAACTACTTCTCCCTTCTGATCATCGCCGGCAACGAGACCACCCGGCACACCATCTCGCACACGGTTCGAGCGCTCGCCTCGCATCCGCAGGCCTGGGCCGACCTGAAGAAGGATCCGTCCCTGGTGCAGAACGCGGTCGAGGAGTTCCTTCGCTGGGCCAGTCCGATCCTCCACTTCCGCCGCACCGCGACCCGTGACATCGAGCTCCACGAGCAGCAGATCCGCGAGGGTGACAAGGTCGTGATGTGGTTCGGGTCGGCCAACTACGACGACCGAAAATTTCAGAACCCCGAAGTCTTCGATGTCCATCGCAAGAACGTCGAGCATGTGTCGTTCGGCAAAGGCAGCCCGCACTTCTGCCTCGGTAACGCGCTGGCGCGGCTGGAGATCAGGATCGTCATCACCG contains:
- a CDS encoding gamma-glutamyl-gamma-aminobutyrate hydrolase family protein codes for the protein MRTRPLIAIPGRFSRSASALRFRAVVNAQALLEAVWTAGGDPVTLLPTDATTPAEITARLDGYHGVLLPGGADINPALYGAAPAPGTDPPDDLQDDFDLAVLRHALDHAMPLLTVCRGTQLLNAFLGGTLEQDMAAGHIHTVQTVTPVEPTLFGPDPIPVSCYHHQRIDILAEVLEPFARADDGTVEAVRYRTAPGWVFGVQWHPEDTAAEDPHQQLLLATFVEAARTSLPSNPVEGAPCTPTTST
- a CDS encoding glutamine synthetase family protein — encoded protein: MAVEPARTLDECAKIAEAAGVHTVACVFSDTWGVARGKHLPIRQFLRDGRFSTAAVALSWNPRSDVQPTPWAEMDSEFKDMAVVPDLDTFRVAGWTEGTAVVICDTVDPQTGEPTAMDARAMLKRTLRDYADLGLTVHQAPELEFHLFDTAWQPISTKTWCYSIDRADELEPVLGAIREAMLRTGIDCEASNVEYGPSQVEINLRYATGMTAIDETILFRLLTRVIARRHGYNATFMVKPINSGAGSGMHIHQSLVDADGRNIFAEHDDPGHALRSTAMKGYVAGLLRRQLELQALAMPTVTAYRRAEDYSFSPTQVCWGLDNRLVGVRCLTPNASGTRVEVRWAAADANPYLLAHGYLQAGLEGMRDDAVLQPVSTGDPHADTTLARVAPSLDKAVEAFHGSAFARRIYGDMFVDTFTVMQRNELAAFGAHVTDWEFKRYADVF
- a CDS encoding cytochrome P450, translating into MHPDDIDLTDLDLYQDGIPHEAFRTLRDQAPLFWNDETDGNKGFWSVTRYEDVAAVDRDAETYSSEQQVTLEELDEEQLLVRRSLIDTDGARHWALRKVLAREFSPRSVALYSDFLTKLTEATLDRALALGEFDFVEQISADIPIRLLARMLDVPIEDTDKLIDWGNQMIANSDPDYTDVLAGSPESEQYRNLPFRSPAALEVFEYGFRLAAHRRGGAGTDLVSKLVNTIPEDGVPLTDLDYQNYFSLLIIAGNETTRHTISHTVRALASHPQAWADLKKDPSLVQNAVEEFLRWASPILHFRRTATRDIELHEQQIREGDKVVMWFGSANYDDRKFQNPEVFDVHRKNVEHVSFGKGSPHFCLGNALARLEIRIVITALLERLESIELLSEPRMVRSNLVHGIKQMPVRVHPAPSYRGTAG
- a CDS encoding type 1 glutamine amidotransferase, giving the protein MSSESGEPVGPADQRRSAVLVTHEAYGADDTGAIRRYLVDRGFSVAHHSVFPHGEIRDPDLALPDTAAADLVVVFGSFAHAWQQEHQDWVEAEISWVRRVVESDIAYVGVCFGGQLLTRAWGGRVEPGNGHEIGMLTFQTTPDCPIPGGPWFSWHSDRVVLPPDVTVWSRSDFGPQIFTRGRSIGVQFHPEITHALVDSWIRAEQATVDKAYGSERLRAEVDADIGASQTNLGTFLNWVIEAWV